TGACGCCAATTATTTTTAAAAATACATTCATAATCGTAAATACTTGTCCAGAATAAGACATATTCAAGAAAATTCCGAAAATGAAAATTGGTAAAAGTGGAATAATTAAGTTTTTAATTAAATAGGTTATAATCGTTTCAAAATCATCTGCAAAATTTCCAAAAGTAGAATTTTTTAATCTTGATAATCCAATTCCGAAAAGGAATGAAAAGATTAAGGCTGGCATTACACCAAATAAAGGAGGAAATTCGATTGAAAAATAAGGTGCAAATTCTTTCGCTTTTTCTGCTAAATTTATTTGTCCTGTTTGATTTTCTAATAGAGTAGGAAATACAGACATGCTTACAGAATAACCTAATAGTCCTGATAATATAGAGGAACCATAAGCGATCAATACTGTCGTAAACAATAATTTTCCAGCAGTTTGTCCCAGTCTCCCAATTGATGGAACAATTAATCCGACAATAATTAACGGTATTAAAAAGTTGAGTAATTCGCTAAAAAAGTCATTAAAAGTCATAAATATACGACCAATAGCTTCTGGTATAATTCCGCCAAGTGCAATTCCAAGCACAATGGCAAGGATCACTTTTACGAGTAAATTGTCTTTAAGTTTGTGCATATCCAAATTTAGAAAAAATACTTTCATTCTGAAGATTTTAATTCTAATTCATAAAAAAGAAAAAGCGATACTATGATTTAGTATCGCTTTTAGGTATAATTTTTAGAAGTATTTATTTTTTTGGTAAACGTACTATACGACTCGCATCGTTTGTAAATGCTTTACTTCCACTTGCTTTTTTGTAAGCAAATTTAGAAGCCACACGTGTATATTCTGTTGTAATATTATTCGTAACATCTCCTTTATTGTTCATTCTATCTACAATATCATATGTTACATCGTATCCAATTTGCTCGTAACGTGTAGGGAATTCGCAATAAACATCTTTAAAATCTTTCAAAACACTTTGTACTTCTGTATCTCTTGTATTGATTAAGCGTGCGGTACTAAAGACAAACCCAAATTCGCGGAAAGCATCAATATTTTTCGCATTTTCTGGATTATACACATCATAAACCGAAACAGCTTTTATTCCGTAAGCTTTGATGTTGTCTTTGTGAAATGTTTTTAATTTTTCTAAATATTGCTTTCCTAATGCATCATCATCTCCAACTAAAACCGTAATAATTGGTGTATAATAATCTTCACCATTTACTTTATCGTGCGGTTGTACAATTTTAGAAGCACTATCTACGATAACCACATTAGCTTTCAATTGTTTTTCTAATTGTTTCTTTGTGTAATTTGCTAATTCTTGATCATCACGATTTGTCAATAAATAAACTTGTTCTCCAGCAAAATTTTTCCCAATTTCATCGATGATTTGATCCGCGATAACTTCATCTTTTGGATTAGAAATCAATAAATCATTAAAAGAATTCAATGAATCATCATTCGCATAAGGCGAAATCACAGCAATTCCAGAATTACTAAAAAAGTTTGCGACTTCGGTTACATCAGAAGTATTTAAGGGACCAATAACTGCATCTGTTTTACTGAAATCGGTTGTCGATAGGATATCTTGTAGATTTCCGTCTTTTGTATCGACGACTTTTACATTGACATTTTTACCTTTTTTTGCTAAACGTGTTAAGGCTAATTTAGTTCCGGTAAAAAATTGCATCGCTTGCGAGTTTTTCAATTGTGGATTATTAGCTACATCAAAAGGCAACAAGATGGCAACATTAATTTCGTTGTCATTTGCACGTTTCAATTTCCCTGCAGTTCCATATTTGATGATTTTTGCATTTTTTTGCAATGGAATTTTAAGAGTCATTCCAGCTTTTAACCCATTAATTAATTCAGGATTTAAACGCAATAACTCATCTAAATTCGTATTGTATCTCTCTAATATTCCGTAAGCAGAATCACCGTTCTGAACAACATAATTGATCGAGTTTTCTTCAATAGTAACTGACCCCGATTTTTTAGGGATAGAAATGACCATGCCTTCTTTTACTCCAGTTTGTAATGCTGGATTTTCAGCATAAAAATCGTCAACACTTACATTATATTGTTTGGCTAATGTATATAACGTTTCCCCTTTTTTGATCAAGTGAGTTCCTTTCGGTACAGAAAAAACTTTGTTCGTTACCACTTTCGGAAGTTTAATCACATCTCCAATTTCTAAACCTCTTTCTTTGATTTGAGGATTTAAAGAATACAATGTTTCTTCCGAAATAGAATATTTTTTAGTCAAGTTGTAAACGGTTTCTTTCGGCTCTATCGTAATGTATTGATAATTATCGTCAGAAGTAGTTACATGTTGAGTAGGATTATTGGTTTCTGTTGGTTGGTTTGTTGCAGTCCCTTTGGTTGGAATTACAATCAAATCACCTGGATGAATCCCATTTTTTTCAATTTTAGGGTTGGCTTTATACAATTCTTCTTGCGAAACACCATATTGTTTCGAAATTCCGTAAACGGTTTCTTTGGCTTGAACTGTATGCGTTTTTTGTTGAGCATAAAGTGCTGATGCACCAACAAATAACAATAAAGCTAATATTTTTTTCATTTAGATGAATTTTCGTTTCAAATATACAAATTATGTTTTGGTTAGCGTTCTTCGTTTAATGTATTTATAATAAACTCAAACTCGAAAGGCTGAAGACTATCTTCAATAAAATCAATGAAATACTTGATGTTAACATAGTCAAAATCAGCAAAATTTTTCACTCGTTCTTGCAAACCATTTTGTTGAGAAAGATCATTTAATAATTGTTCTATTCTTTTCAATAAATCTTCGTTCTTTTTAACTTCTGCATGTACCAAACGTTTTTTTATTTTCTCAAAACCTTTCAATTGTTTTGTGCGCTGCGCTTGTATCATATCTGAAAAAGAAGACTCGGTTAACGAACTCAACTGTTCTAAACGCTCAAAAATATTTTTTAATTCCTCTTCCAATTCAGGAAGTTTAGGTGCTATTTCTGATGAATTAATCGCTTGTTTTTTCGCAATAGCTAAACTGTTTGAAAATAAATCTTCGTTCGATAGATTTAATTTTTGTTGCTTTTCATACTGCTTTTCAGTTCTAATTAATAATGAATTTCTCAACACCAAAAGAGGAAAATCAACTTCAAATTCGTTAAACATTTCCTTTAATTGCAACCAATAAGCCATTTCACCACCTCCACCAATATACGCAACATTCGGTAAAATTGTTTCTTGGTACAATGGTCTCAAAATCACATTTGGGCTAAATTTTTCTGGATTTTGATGTAAATCGCTAATCATTTCTTCTTTTGAAAATTTGATTGAAGTATTATTGACAAAATACGTTCCATTTTGTTCAACAATTCTTTCGCGAGAGTTATTTTGATTAATATAAAATAAATTTATTTCGCGTGGATTTACTTGAATCGAATAACCTAATTGTTCTAATTTTTCATTCTGAGGAATTACTTTTTTAAAGGATGTAGATTGAATTAACTCTTGCTCAAAAGAAGGAATCATTATTTTTTTCAATTCTTTGTCATCACCGTCAATCATCAACAATCCAAGATCTTTGAATAATAAATGAACTAATTTTCGAGTTGCTTCGGTTAAATTATCATTTGACAAATAAGATGCTTCAATCAAATTGTGTAAATCTGTTTTCTTTTTCCCATTTGGCAAAAGTTTCAAAAAAGAGTTGAAAACTTCTTGTAAACCTTCTGTTGATAATCGACCAACGGGACCTCCAAAATCTTTTTCCCAATGAATAATTCGATCACCATATTTGAAATGATTGATTTCTTCGAAGTCGTGATCTTCAGTGGCCATCCAAAACATGGGAACAAAATTGACTTCTTTTTGTTCTGCATTTAATTCTTCACACGCTTTAATGACTTGTAATATTTTATAAAAAAAGAAAATCGGCCCTGTGAACAAATTTAATTGATGACCAGTTGTAATGGTTACCGTATTTTTTTTAGCTAATTTTTTGAGATTTTTTTGTTGTTTTTCCGAAAGCTCTAAATGATTTAATTGCTTCGAGATTTGTTCAACAAGAATTGCTCTGTTTTTATAATTTTCAAGTTTATTCTTAGCTTGTTTACTATAATTTTCTTTGGTTGGAAATAGGTTGTAGAAGTCGTTCAAACTTTCATCTTGATTGATGTAATTGAGCATCAATTTTGAAAAATAATTTGAATCTTTAAGTGATATTGTTTCCATTTAATTTTTATTAATCGTTTGATGAACATCTATTGCTCTATCTGTTGCAAAAATATCGACACCATCTTTTTCTAAATCGCGATAAAGTTGACCATTTCTTGCAGCAGAACTTTTGTCTAAGTTACCTAACGTACCAAAAATGACGACTATATCTTTGTCATGAATTTTATCTAAAAATGATTGATCATTGCGACGGGTTCCAGTAAATGCAACCATTTTATCAGTTGGAATTCCGCTATTTAGCATTTCATTCAATTCTCTTTCGTTTCGCATCGAAACAGACAATAACATTTCTGGTGCAAGTTGATGTAACTTTTTGGCTTGTCCGATTGTATAAGTTACCAAAACCACTTGTTTTTGTAGGTTCGCTTGTTTTATTGTCGAAACTATAGCCCGATAATCAACACCTTTTTTGATGTCTACCATAAAATAAATTGGTTTATTTTTTCCCCAATTTAATGCTTCTGCAAAAGTTGGAATTTTATAAGACGTTTGTTGCCCGAAATCATCTACCAAAAAGTATTCCTTTATCGTTTTTAGATCAACTTGATTGACATCTTGTCGCCCTGTACTTGTCCGTTGTAGAGAATTATCGTGCATTAAAATAAGTTGTTCATCTTTTGTTTCAGCCACGTCTATCTCAAAAATTTGAATACCGTTTTGATAAAGATGCTCTAAGGTCTCAATACAATTCTCTGGAAAACCATGAATTCCACTACCACCACGATGAGCACTTACATAATTTTTATTTTTGGTCGAATATTTGAAGGATATAACTTCGGATGATGTAGTATGATTCGATTCGGGCTGTTTTTTTTCTGGATTACAACTAAAAATAGTTAGTAAACTCAGTACGAAAACTCCAAGATAGAATCGTTTAAAATAGTTAAAAATCATATTTTTAATAAAAATTAATTTGAATTCATTCAAAGTTATTGAATGAAGCTGTAAATTTAAAGTGAAAATAATCAAGAAAATAAATTATTATGGGACTTAGAAATTTTTTGAAAAGAATTTTAGGAAAAACTGAAACTGCAATAGATGTAGCGGGCGATAAATTTGACGATGTTTCGACAACGGTAAAAAAAACAGGAACATTGATTGCGGATGATGCATCAGATTTTGCACGTAAAACAATTCATAATTTGAAAGATGCTTCAGGTGATTTGAAAGAGCAATCGAAAGAAGCGGCGAAAGATTTCAAAGAAAGATCAAAACAAGATTACGAAGAAGTGAAAGATATTGCCGAAAAGCAAATGAAGCAAACAAGTGATTTTGTGAAAGAAAAAGTTTCGGATTTGAAAAGCACTTTTAAAGAAGAAAAAACAGAATTAGAAGAAAAAGCAGAAGAATTGAAAACGGAAGCTGAAAATAAATTGGATCAAATTTCAAGTGATATAAAAAAAGAATCTAACTAATTGCATCAAGTATTTTTGGTGTATAATTTTAGTGATTAAATGTTAAATTTTCGACCATTCTCTAAAATAAATGAAAATGGTTTAGTTTTTGTATTCATAATTTCCCTCTGAATTTAATAAAAATGACTGAATATAAAGATCTCGAACCTTCTACTAATACTAAGCATAAGAAAGAATTCATTAAAAATATAATTATAGCAGCTTTACTTGTCGCCTTGTTGTTAGCAATTGGATATATTGTATATTCCAAAGAAGCTAATGCAAAGTCTTCTATAGAGATGCAAACAGACATCAATGATTTAGAACGTTCAAGAGAAATTTTAAAACAAGAATTACGTATTGTTAGAGCAGATTTTGACGAAGCAAAAACTCGCGTTGTCAAAAAAGATTCATCATTAAACTATCAGGATCGATTGATCTTAGAAAAGCAAAAAGAAATTCAAGCAATTCTTAATAAAGAAGAAATTACAAATAATGAATTATCTCGAGCGAAACGTCTAATTTTATCTTTGCAAACTGATATCAAAGTTTATAAAGAAGAGATCGCCCGATTGAAAGATGAAAATAAAGTCTTAACAAATAAAAATACAGAATTAGCTTCTGAGAATTCGAACTTAAACGAACAGAAAAAAGTAGTTGAGTCGAACTTGGATGAAGAGAAAGAAAATCACCAAAACTTAATCAAAGAAACAAATTCAACCTTATCGGTTTCTAATTATACTATCAAAGGTGTGCGCGTAAAATCGAGTGGAAAAGAAGTTGAAACAACAAGAGCAAGTAGAATTGATAAAGTAAGAGTTTCTTTTGATTTGGACAAAAACTTGAACGCAACATCGGAAACGAAAGAGCTTTTTGTTACCATCTATAAACCAAATGGTGAAGTTGGAAAATTTAAAGGAGCTGATTCTGGTGAAACGACTTTACGTTCTGGTGCATCTATTGATTACTCTGATCGTGTAAAAGTAAATTACAACAATATGTCAGGTTCTAGAGTAACGTTTGATTGGGTTGATTACGATTTCCCGAAAGGAGAATATAAAATAGACATTTACCAAAATGGATATAAAGTTGGTCAAAATGTGATTACGTTAAAATAAAAGAATAAAAGAAGCTGTCTCAAAACTAGACAGCTTCTTTTTTTTGCTTTTTAGAATATATATGTTCTTTTATAGTTGGATTTTTACTGTATTTTTTGTAAATTTAATGTAAGAATTCCATCTATTTCTCTATGAATTTCAAGCATTACAATCAGCGTCAAACCGCACTTTTTCCTTATTCGTTTGACGACTTAATTTCAGAAAAACATCCTGTTCGGGTAGTTGATCAAGTTGTAGAGTCCATTAATATCCAACCACTATTAAAAGCCTACAGTAAAGAAGGTAATCCGGGTTATCATCCAAAAATGTTATTAAAGGTGATGATTTATGCTTATATGAGTAATGTTTATTCTTCACGAAAAATAGAGTTGGCTATCAGAGAAAACATCAACTTTATGTGGCTTACGGGAATGAGCACTGTGGATCACAATACCATTAACCGATTTAGAAGTGATAAATTAAAAGATAGTTTTAAAGAAATCTTTAAACAAGTGGTCATGATGCTGGCAGAGGAAGGATTGATTTCAATGAAACAAATTTATACCGATGGCACAAAAATAGAAGCTCAGGCAGGCAGATACACTTTTATTTGGGGTAAAAGCATTAAAACCAACAAAGCTAAAATGCTTACTCAGTTAGAAGAATTGTGGAATTATGCTCAAAGTATATCTAATGATGACGATCCTGATACCGAGCCACCTCAGTTCAAGGAAATCAGTCAGGAAGTTATCCAAAAAACCGTTGAACAGATAGATACCAAATTATCGGGTAATGAAAAAGCTTCCAAGAAATCTAAAGCAAAATTGCGTTACATCAAACAGAACTTTGAAAAAAATCTTCGGAAATATGAAGAACAGGAAGCTATTTTAGGCGGAAGAAACTCATACAGTAAAACCGATCCTGATGCAACTTTTATGCGTATGAAAGAAGACCATATGCAAAACGGACAGTTAAAACCCGGTTACAACGCCCAAATATCAACAGAAAACCAAATCATTATTAATTACACTTTACATCAAAACCCTACAGATACCAAAACTTTAAAGCCACACTTAGAAAATCTTAAAGAAACTTATGGGGCAGAAATCTTTAAAAAAATAGAAAACATTACAGCCGATGCAGGCTATGGTAGCGAAGAGAACTACGATTACCTTGAAAAAGAAGAGCTGACCGCTTATGTGAAGTACAATACTTTTGAAAAAGAACAAGATAAAAATTACCAAAAAAAGCACAAAACCTTTAGGAAAGAAAACCTTTATTACAACCAAGAAGAAGATTATTATGTGTGTCCGATTGGTCAGAAAATGCACAAAACCCATGAAAGCACAAAAACAACCCAAGCCGGATATATACAGCAATTATCGCATTATCAGGCTCAAAATTGCGAAGGATGTCCGCTGCGGGGAGTCTGCTTTAAAGCCAAGGGAAACCGAAGTATAGAACGCAATCATAACCTTGAAAGACATAAAGAAAAAATCAGGGAATTACTCACAAGTCAAACGGGAATACAAAAAAGGAAACAACGCTCTGCCGATGTAGAGCCTGTATTTGCCCAAATGAAACACAACAACAATTTTAGAAGATTTTCGTTAAAAGGAATCCAAAAAACCGAGTTAGAATTCGGATTAATGGCTTTAGCACACAACTTAAGAAAGAAAATTGCTGCATAAGGGCAATTTTACCCTTTTCTAAAATGATGAAATTTTATTGGAAATTAATTCAAATAAAAAAAACCGCCTCAAATTTTAATATTGAGACGGCTTCTTTTTATTTAACAATATTTTTCGCCATTTTTTTGAAGTTTCAAATCACTAACATAGGATTTGATATTTTGCACATTACTGCGTGGACAAATTAATAAACCTTTATCCGAATTAATCACGACATAGCTATCTAATCCGTCGACAATAATCGCCTTGTCTTCTGTTGAATAAATAAAATTATTCTTGGCATCATATCCAGAAAAGTGTTTGCACAATAATGTATTTTGATTATCGTCTTGATCTTCTCCTGTGTATTTATATTTTTCATTAATTGCAGACCAAGTCCCAATATCACTCCAACCAAATGTAGTAGGAATAACATAAACATTATCTGCTTGCTCTAAAATACCTTTGTTGATTGATGTGACATCCAATGTTGTGTAAATAGGTTTTAGCGTTTCTGTATTTTGTAACGATTGATCAAGTTCAAAATACTTGTTCAATGTTTCGTACATAGAAGGTAAATGTTGTTGAAAAGCATACACAATACTTTCTACTGACCAAATAAGAATACCTGTGTTCCAAATAAATTCGCCACTTGTAATAAATGATTCAGCAAATTCTAAATCAGGTTTATCAATATAAGATTTCACTTTTTTTATAGGCGTGAGATTTTCTATAAATTGAATATAACTATAATTAACATCTGGTCTTGTAGGTGCTACCCCTAAAGTGATTAATCGATTATTATCAGCATCCTCGAAAGCAATTTTCACTTTTTTAGAAAATTCTTCTTCATTAAATATAAAATGATCCGAAGGGGAAATAATCAATTTACCATTGGGATTAATTTGTTGAATCGTCATTGCTGCTAATAAATTACACGCAGCAGTATTCATTACTCTTGGTTCAATAATAAAGTTAGCTTCATTAAATTCAGGTAATTGTTCTTCTACAATTTCTTTGTAATCTTGAATGGTAACAATGAAAATATTTTCTTGAGGAACAACTTTTTTCAAACGATCATAGGTGAGTTGAATAAATGTTTTTCCAATTCCTAATAAATCATGAAATTGTTTTGGTTTTTTTATTGTGCTCAACGGCCATAAT
This portion of the Empedobacter stercoris genome encodes:
- a CDS encoding dicarboxylate/amino acid:cation symporter, coding for MHKLKDNLLVKVILAIVLGIALGGIIPEAIGRIFMTFNDFFSELLNFLIPLIIVGLIVPSIGRLGQTAGKLLFTTVLIAYGSSILSGLLGYSVSMSVFPTLLENQTGQINLAEKAKEFAPYFSIEFPPLFGVMPALIFSFLFGIGLSRLKNSTFGNFADDFETIITYLIKNLIIPLLPIFIFGIFLNMSYSGQVFTIMNVFLKIIGVIFVLHILLLLVQFIIAGSIAKKNPLTMLKLMMPAYFTALGTQSSAATIPVTIAQVKKIGVREEIANFAVPLCATIHLSGSMLKIVCCCLALMLIQGMEIDFIQFFGFMMMLGVAMVAAPGVPGGAIMAAIGIIASMLGFDAENQALMIALYIAMDSFGTAGNVTGDGAIAVTLNKLFKKEVQ
- a CDS encoding LysM peptidoglycan-binding domain-containing protein — protein: MKKILALLLFVGASALYAQQKTHTVQAKETVYGISKQYGVSQEELYKANPKIEKNGIHPGDLIVIPTKGTATNQPTETNNPTQHVTTSDDNYQYITIEPKETVYNLTKKYSISEETLYSLNPQIKERGLEIGDVIKLPKVVTNKVFSVPKGTHLIKKGETLYTLAKQYNVSVDDFYAENPALQTGVKEGMVISIPKKSGSVTIEENSINYVVQNGDSAYGILERYNTNLDELLRLNPELINGLKAGMTLKIPLQKNAKIIKYGTAGKLKRANDNEINVAILLPFDVANNPQLKNSQAMQFFTGTKLALTRLAKKGKNVNVKVVDTKDGNLQDILSTTDFSKTDAVIGPLNTSDVTEVANFFSNSGIAVISPYANDDSLNSFNDLLISNPKDEVIADQIIDEIGKNFAGEQVYLLTNRDDQELANYTKKQLEKQLKANVVIVDSASKIVQPHDKVNGEDYYTPIITVLVGDDDALGKQYLEKLKTFHKDNIKAYGIKAVSVYDVYNPENAKNIDAFREFGFVFSTARLINTRDTEVQSVLKDFKDVYCEFPTRYEQIGYDVTYDIVDRMNNKGDVTNNITTEYTRVASKFAYKKASGSKAFTNDASRIVRLPKK
- the bshC gene encoding bacillithiol biosynthesis cysteine-adding enzyme BshC; amino-acid sequence: METISLKDSNYFSKLMLNYINQDESLNDFYNLFPTKENYSKQAKNKLENYKNRAILVEQISKQLNHLELSEKQQKNLKKLAKKNTVTITTGHQLNLFTGPIFFFYKILQVIKACEELNAEQKEVNFVPMFWMATEDHDFEEINHFKYGDRIIHWEKDFGGPVGRLSTEGLQEVFNSFLKLLPNGKKKTDLHNLIEASYLSNDNLTEATRKLVHLLFKDLGLLMIDGDDKELKKIMIPSFEQELIQSTSFKKVIPQNEKLEQLGYSIQVNPREINLFYINQNNSRERIVEQNGTYFVNNTSIKFSKEEMISDLHQNPEKFSPNVILRPLYQETILPNVAYIGGGGEMAYWLQLKEMFNEFEVDFPLLVLRNSLLIRTEKQYEKQQKLNLSNEDLFSNSLAIAKKQAINSSEIAPKLPELEEELKNIFERLEQLSSLTESSFSDMIQAQRTKQLKGFEKIKKRLVHAEVKKNEDLLKRIEQLLNDLSQQNGLQERVKNFADFDYVNIKYFIDFIEDSLQPFEFEFIINTLNEER
- a CDS encoding glycerophosphodiester phosphodiesterase family protein codes for the protein MIFNYFKRFYLGVFVLSLLTIFSCNPEKKQPESNHTTSSEVISFKYSTKNKNYVSAHRGGSGIHGFPENCIETLEHLYQNGIQIFEIDVAETKDEQLILMHDNSLQRTSTGRQDVNQVDLKTIKEYFLVDDFGQQTSYKIPTFAEALNWGKNKPIYFMVDIKKGVDYRAIVSTIKQANLQKQVVLVTYTIGQAKKLHQLAPEMLLSVSMRNERELNEMLNSGIPTDKMVAFTGTRRNDQSFLDKIHDKDIVVIFGTLGNLDKSSAARNGQLYRDLEKDGVDIFATDRAIDVHQTINKN
- a CDS encoding IS1182 family transposase, translated to MNFKHYNQRQTALFPYSFDDLISEKHPVRVVDQVVESINIQPLLKAYSKEGNPGYHPKMLLKVMIYAYMSNVYSSRKIELAIRENINFMWLTGMSTVDHNTINRFRSDKLKDSFKEIFKQVVMMLAEEGLISMKQIYTDGTKIEAQAGRYTFIWGKSIKTNKAKMLTQLEELWNYAQSISNDDDPDTEPPQFKEISQEVIQKTVEQIDTKLSGNEKASKKSKAKLRYIKQNFEKNLRKYEEQEAILGGRNSYSKTDPDATFMRMKEDHMQNGQLKPGYNAQISTENQIIINYTLHQNPTDTKTLKPHLENLKETYGAEIFKKIENITADAGYGSEENYDYLEKEELTAYVKYNTFEKEQDKNYQKKHKTFRKENLYYNQEEDYYVCPIGQKMHKTHESTKTTQAGYIQQLSHYQAQNCEGCPLRGVCFKAKGNRSIERNHNLERHKEKIRELLTSQTGIQKRKQRSADVEPVFAQMKHNNNFRRFSLKGIQKTELEFGLMALAHNLRKKIAA
- a CDS encoding mannose-1-phosphate guanylyltransferase; the encoded protein is MNNKDNYAVILASGTGVRLWPLSTIKKPKQFHDLLGIGKTFIQLTYDRLKKVVPQENIFIVTIQDYKEIVEEQLPEFNEANFIIEPRVMNTAACNLLAAMTIQQINPNGKLIISPSDHFIFNEEEFSKKVKIAFEDADNNRLITLGVAPTRPDVNYSYIQFIENLTPIKKVKSYIDKPDLEFAESFITSGEFIWNTGILIWSVESIVYAFQQHLPSMYETLNKYFELDQSLQNTETLKPIYTTLDVTSINKGILEQADNVYVIPTTFGWSDIGTWSAINEKYKYTGEDQDDNQNTLLCKHFSGYDAKNNFIYSTEDKAIIVDGLDSYVVINSDKGLLICPRSNVQNIKSYVSDLKLQKNGEKYC